The following DNA comes from Sparus aurata chromosome 3, fSpaAur1.1, whole genome shotgun sequence.
GCTAGTATGGACTCTTGGGTTCGGTTTAACGCTCAGAGCCAAGCCAAGGAAAGAGTTATTAGGTAATGTTACCACCTTTACTAACAATAACGACGACGTCGGACATGTTAGTGTTGCCATGATCCTAATATTTACGCACATTACCCTAAATTCTCTAGGTAGTTAGCTAACTTTTATCTATGCTATGTGAGGGAAGTTGACAACTAAGCAAACTTGgttagtttttttgtaattaacgTTACAAGCTGCTTTAAGAAGATAACACTTTGGACTTGAGTTAGTCCGACGTGGTCTCTATATTTAATCAACCTTCGTGTTGACAGTAGCCGTTAGCAGATGTGGGTGTTAGACAGGTGCAGACTGAAGCTATGTGCGCAGCAGCGCACTGTGCTCTGAGGGACGAGACACTTGTTCTGTCTTGTTTAGGTGCATTAGAATCACAATTTGTCAATATTCTCTGAATTTTGGCTCAACTAAAGAAgggattgtgtttgtgttagcaTGGCAACTGATCCTGATCAGGCTTAGCTTCACATCAGGCTGACCCAATGTTACACTTAATATCTCCGACAGTGAGTTGTTCAAGACAAAGCTCTATGAACATGAGCACATGTAAACTGATAACACGGGCTGCACTATATAGTTACATTACAAATTAACATACACATTTAAGctcatcttttattttactcCTAAATATCTGCATGGTATTTCAGCCCACATCCGGCTTTTCCATTCACTGTCATTAAAATCTATTAAATAACACCAACCATCTGTGTGGAATTTGCAGAAGAACCTGGCTACTGTTCTGCAACCTGCTGCCAAAGTTATCTTTCTATTTCTTTCTCAGTTGTCATTCTTTGTTAGTTCATGGTGTGTTGTTTTAATCTCAATGCTGTATAATGCCTGATGCTCTATGCCAGCAAACATCACACTTCAGTTTTGGTACAGTCATCTCATCAGCTCTGACTTGGCTTTATGAAACAGTTTAATCTTGGTTCAATTTGTCGGGCTCACTCAAGTCAGGTACTTCACTATTACCTGTCTGATACTGATGTTTTGGAATTATAAATCCATTGTATTTGAGCATCTTAACTAAATAACACCAGAAACAATCTTGAcacgtattttttttttaatttaacttgaATTGTGATCAACATGCATTCTCTGCAGGACATTTTACAGTGTGGAAATCATCTTGTCAATGTTCTCTGATGGACAAACCTTGTCCCCTAGTCTGGCACTTCTGTTTTAACATTTCTTACCTATTGTATTTACATATTCACAGAAATATAAGTAGATCTGAAGTAATCTGATATATTGGCTCATTTATTGGACTACCTCTACTTCTCACTATAGTCTGCCATCCTGAAGCCCCTTTTTTTGACCAGCCCTCTGGGCAGCTTACTGAGCATGTGTGCTTTGCCCTCACAGGGCTGCTCAGTATGCGTGCACCCTGCTGGGCTACACTCTGAAGAAGGGCGGGGCAGCGGCTGAACTTCACAAAACCATCAGTCAGCTGGAAGCACACATGAGCCTGACAAGAAAGTGTGAGTGAAGCGGCCATTTTGAGTTTATTGTCCCAAGAACCAAAGCTGAAGGACTGTGGCTGATGTGCGTTTGTGTCCCACAGTGCTGCGTCTGGGAAACTCCGTGGAGGCACTGGAAGCTGCCAAGAGGGCCATCCACCTCTCTGACagtgtgctgaggctctgcctCACCATCAGCCACCTCAACAAAGCCATGTACTTTGCCTGTGACAACGTCCTGTGGGCTGGAAAAACAGGCCTCATCTCCAAACTGGATCAGCAGAAATGGACTCAGAGATCTTTTAGGTGAGTAAGGCATGTGGTCTGGTGTGAAGTTGGTCTGTCCAGCAGatatatctttacttttactgaagtctAACTTTAGGTACTTTTTACTTGACTGGTTTTAAATTGAAGTCGCAGGAAGTTTAGGTTGAATCTAGAAACGTGAGCTCTTGTGTCCCAAAGCATCTTGTCTCAGACAATGCAGGTTTAAACCTGACAGATGTTAAACTAATGACTGAGCTCCTGGTTAAGGAAGTCAAATATTTGTTGTGTTGTCCATGCTTTACTGCTGTAAAGCTCCTTTTGAAAAGTCAACAGGGGTTAAACCtagatcattttcattattctgtttttttagatTTCTGTTCATCATGCGTCTACATTTCCAGTTGTTTCTGTGGATGAAACACTGTcactgataaataaatgattagtTTCCCttccaaaacacaaaatcattttGGCAGCGACAGTTTCACATCAGTAGAATTTCTGGAGTACAGAGAATTAGACCCATAGTTACATAATAACAATCTCAGGTCCAAAATGAATGTGTTCAGATAATGCCTGAGTTGATACCTGTTAATGTTCAGACAGTGGTACTGTGGGCCAAAGATAAGTTTACATCATCTGTGTGGTTAAATCTGCAGGTACTACCTCTTTGCTCTGATTCTCAACCTGACTCGAGATGTGTACGAGCTCCGCCTCCTCATTGAGAGTGAAGAGCGGTACAGAGCCTCCAGATCTCCACCCTCACCCAGCACCACCCTGCCTGCTGACAGCttgtcctcatcctcctcctcgcctgCAGCTCCGGCCACTATTGCCTTGCCCGTGATGTCGGCATGGCTCTGCAGGCGGCTCCACCTGCTGGGGATGGTGCTGTACAACAACCCTCCACTGCTGTTAGACCTGCTGAAGAACAGTTGCGATATCTTCATCCCCCTGGACCGGTTGGGGATTTACCCCACTGGGTCAGGCTTTGTTGGGGCCTGTGGCCTGGCCTCCTCCGTCCTGTCCATTTTAACTATAATCAACCCTTGGCTAAAACTCAAGCCGTGACATCAGGTACATGTTTGAGGGCTCCATCTGAGGAGGACAGCTGAGATCAGTTTCCATTGGTTTAACACACTGATCAATAAGACGAAAGCTAACTGCTGGTGCACTGTGATCAGTTTGGAATAGTGGCAGGGCATCCAATTCCTTAAAAAAATCCTCAGAATAAGAGAAAGCTTGCATCCACCAGGACTATTGACACCCGTTTGACCCGggtccacacagagctgcagtgatgtgATGCTGCATTCTCACATTACCATAAACCAGAAAGCTAACCTTCATTACGACCGTCATTCGTCACTATACAGAtgaaaattagctttttttgctaactctggcatatttacattttgagtgtagactgaaaatgtcaattgatgtgcattgtcccttttaaataaacaaacaaataaaaaaataatataataaagtaACTGAGCAGCTCATAGTCCTTTTACAGGAAGAATGCAGGAAATACAAATTCACCACATTGCTGGCAGTCATCTTTAGTGACCGATCCACCCAAACACAGAAGGGCCTTTCCAGTAAAGTCATTCTACTGAGCGTGCTGCCGCAGAGTGAGAACAGAGGGCACCTCCTGCATCGTCTTTGCGTTGactttatttgtattgtatCACAGCAGGGTTCATTGTTGTCAGGTCGAAGGATTATGGTTGTAGCAGCCACTCATACAATAATGCACCAAACCAAAATACTTCAGGGATTACGGTTAATTGTCCATCAGTCTTAACAAAGTTCCTGCCCACTAGCAGCATACAACTCACATGCGAGTAGATTTGTACTTTCCTTCCTCTGGTGTCTGCACTGAACAGGCTCATATTAAATAAGACGACCCCCTCCCCCCCGGATTTTTACCAACCAATTCAAAATAACCAAGAGGTTCAACTTTTTGTCcaagtttttgtgtttcttgccaatttgcaccaaacgaGTTTGTACTTTCAACATTCTTCCTTCATTCCATTTCGCTAAGCCACTAACTATAAATGGAGAATGTAAAAGCATTCATAACATTGAATCCAACTGATTATTATCACTGTGTTAGTTCTAACTGAAGTTTatcattaaatataataaatgtagagaaaacacattttcttatcAGTAGAACAACTCCTGTCACCCATATCACTTATCACACTGTTGTAAACAATATCTTTAAAAATGCACTCAAATTGGCATACGAGTACTCAGATTTAACctgttaacattttttaatcatgtttgttttttgctgcatGTAATAAAGAGTTTGTGTGACTATTTGAGCCACTTTCAGATTCTTCAAATTATCTGGTTTAGTTAAGGCACAAATAACAAGACTCaagctaaattaaaaacaaaaaagtttaatttaccATGTTAATGTTGACCAATACAAATAGAGTAAAAAccaaatggaaaataaaagacaaagactGGTGCCCGTCAGGTGGAACATTGTTCCTGCTGGTGTTTCTGTTCAGGTAACATCCAAAGACCACATCACGGCCCAGTTGACAGGATGTCTTCATTGACTGACCAATATTGACTATGGATAGAGAGTAAAACAAGTGTGTTATGACTCTAGATGTCAAGGTGAGTATATCAACATTATGGGCAGTTTACAAACAGCTGTATGTATTGTGAGGGTTGATCTCAGAACCTCAGCTGCACAACAAATGTGTGTAACTAAATAGCATTGGGGGTAAGGAGGTAAaggttttgtctctttttcatgATCTAACCCTTTAAAGACAACAATGATAATAT
Coding sequences within:
- the pex11b gene encoding peroxisomal membrane protein 11B; this encodes MDSWVRFNAQSQAKERVIRAAQYACTLLGYTLKKGGAAAELHKTISQLEAHMSLTRKLLRLGNSVEALEAAKRAIHLSDSVLRLCLTISHLNKAMYFACDNVLWAGKTGLISKLDQQKWTQRSFRYYLFALILNLTRDVYELRLLIESEERYRASRSPPSPSTTLPADSLSSSSSSPAAPATIALPVMSAWLCRRLHLLGMVLYNNPPLLLDLLKNSCDIFIPLDRLGIYPTGSGFVGACGLASSVLSILTIINPWLKLKP